In Idiomarina sp. PL1-037, a single genomic region encodes these proteins:
- the uvrA gene encoding excinuclease ABC subunit UvrA, with the protein MDTIEVRGARTHNLKNFNLTIPRNKLIVITGLSGSGKSSLAFDTLYAEGQRRYVESLSAYARQFLSLMEKPDVDSIEGLSPAISIEQKSTSHNPRSTVGTITEIYDYLRLMFARVGEPRCPTHDVPLAAQTVSQMVDNVLAAPEGEKRMLLAPIIQNRKGEHLKVLENLALQGYIRARIDGEICDLSDPPTLELQKKHTIEVVVDRFKVREGMEQRLAESFETALELSGGTALVVPMDGDGDAEVYSANFACPHCGYSMQELEPRLFSFNNPAGACTTCDGLGVEQFFDPAKVVVNAELSLTGGAIRGWDKRNFYYYQMLQSLAKHYEFKLSQPFNELPDNIREKILFGSGKEEIKFTYMNDRGDKVVRAHPFEGIIPNMQRRYRETESQAVRDELSKYVATQPCKSCGGTRLRTEARHVFIQGTTLPEVVAQSIGDALEFFQQLNLEGQRAQIAEKILKEINDRLRFLVNVGLNYLSLSRSAETLSGGEAQRIRLASQIGAGLVGVMYVLDEPSIGLHQRDNERLLNTLTHLRDLGNTVIVVEHDEDAIRQADHVIDIGPGAGVHGGEIIAQGQVDDIVGSKDSLTGDYLSGRKEIEIPKQRHKPDKRRLTIHGASGNNLKNVDFNLPLGIMTCVTGVSGSGKSTLVNNTLFHIAHRELNGATTGEPAPYKSVDGMQLLDKVVDIDQSPIGRTPRSNPATYTGIFTPIRELFAGVPESRARGYKPGRFSFNVRGGRCEACQGDGVIKVEMHFLPDVYVPCDICKGQRYNRETLEVQYKGKNIHEVLDMTIEDAREFFEPVPAIARKLQTLMDVGLSYVRLGQSATTLSGGEAQRVKLSRELSKRDTGKTLYILDEPTTGLHFHDIKQLLAVIHRLRDHGNTVVVIEHNLDVIKTADWIIDLGPEGGSGGGEILCEGTPEDICENERSHTARFLKPMLTQS; encoded by the coding sequence ATGGATACTATCGAAGTACGCGGTGCGCGCACGCACAACTTAAAAAATTTCAATCTGACTATCCCCCGCAATAAGTTGATTGTGATAACCGGCTTATCCGGTTCGGGTAAGTCATCACTTGCTTTCGATACCCTATATGCAGAGGGGCAGAGACGCTATGTTGAGTCGCTGTCTGCCTATGCACGTCAGTTTTTGTCGCTGATGGAAAAGCCTGATGTTGACAGTATCGAGGGTTTGTCTCCGGCTATATCGATAGAGCAGAAGTCAACGTCGCATAATCCGCGTTCGACGGTCGGTACCATTACGGAAATTTACGACTATTTACGTCTGATGTTCGCCCGGGTGGGTGAACCCCGCTGCCCGACTCACGACGTACCGCTGGCGGCGCAAACCGTATCGCAGATGGTCGATAACGTGCTGGCGGCTCCTGAGGGCGAAAAGCGTATGTTGCTTGCGCCCATTATTCAGAACCGTAAAGGCGAACATTTAAAAGTGTTAGAAAACCTCGCCTTGCAAGGTTATATCCGCGCTCGTATAGACGGTGAGATATGCGATTTAAGCGATCCTCCTACATTAGAGCTGCAGAAAAAACATACCATTGAAGTGGTGGTTGACCGCTTTAAAGTTCGCGAAGGTATGGAGCAGCGTCTGGCCGAATCTTTTGAAACCGCACTGGAACTCAGTGGCGGAACGGCTTTAGTGGTACCTATGGACGGCGACGGTGATGCCGAAGTGTACTCGGCAAACTTTGCCTGCCCGCATTGTGGTTACAGCATGCAGGAACTGGAGCCACGGTTGTTTTCGTTCAACAATCCGGCTGGCGCCTGCACCACTTGTGACGGTCTGGGTGTCGAGCAGTTTTTTGATCCGGCCAAAGTTGTTGTTAATGCAGAACTGTCGCTGACAGGCGGTGCAATTCGCGGCTGGGACAAGCGTAATTTCTACTACTACCAAATGCTGCAGTCTCTGGCGAAACACTACGAGTTTAAATTGTCGCAGCCTTTTAACGAATTACCCGATAATATTCGCGAAAAGATTCTGTTCGGCAGCGGTAAAGAAGAAATAAAGTTCACATACATGAACGACCGCGGCGACAAAGTGGTCAGAGCGCATCCGTTTGAGGGAATTATTCCTAACATGCAGCGCCGTTACCGCGAGACTGAATCACAGGCTGTGCGCGACGAGTTGTCCAAATATGTAGCGACACAACCCTGTAAAAGCTGCGGTGGTACGCGTTTACGCACTGAAGCACGTCATGTGTTTATTCAGGGCACGACCCTGCCGGAAGTTGTTGCCCAATCCATTGGCGACGCACTTGAATTCTTCCAGCAACTGAATCTGGAGGGTCAGCGCGCGCAAATTGCAGAAAAAATTCTGAAAGAAATTAATGACCGCCTGCGCTTTTTAGTGAACGTAGGACTTAACTATTTAAGTTTGTCCCGCAGCGCAGAAACCTTGTCCGGTGGTGAGGCGCAACGTATTCGTCTGGCCAGCCAAATTGGTGCGGGTCTGGTTGGTGTTATGTACGTACTGGATGAGCCCAGTATTGGCTTGCACCAGCGCGACAACGAACGGCTGTTAAACACTCTGACGCACCTACGTGACCTGGGTAACACCGTCATTGTGGTTGAACACGATGAAGACGCGATCCGTCAGGCCGACCACGTTATTGATATCGGTCCTGGCGCCGGCGTACATGGCGGTGAAATTATCGCTCAAGGCCAAGTCGATGACATTGTCGGAAGTAAAGACTCATTAACCGGCGATTACCTGTCCGGCAGAAAAGAAATAGAAATACCGAAGCAACGCCACAAACCTGACAAGCGCCGGTTAACCATTCATGGAGCCAGCGGGAACAACCTGAAGAACGTCGATTTCAATTTACCATTAGGTATTATGACCTGTGTGACCGGAGTATCCGGTTCAGGTAAGTCGACTCTGGTTAACAACACGCTGTTCCATATTGCGCACCGTGAACTTAACGGCGCGACAACGGGCGAACCGGCTCCTTACAAAAGTGTCGATGGCATGCAACTGCTGGATAAAGTGGTGGATATTGACCAAAGCCCAATAGGCCGTACGCCGCGCTCTAACCCGGCAACGTACACCGGTATTTTCACGCCCATTCGCGAACTGTTCGCAGGAGTTCCGGAATCACGAGCCCGAGGTTACAAGCCGGGCCGCTTCAGCTTTAATGTGCGCGGCGGTCGTTGCGAGGCTTGCCAGGGCGACGGAGTGATTAAGGTTGAAATGCACTTTTTGCCGGACGTTTATGTCCCTTGCGATATTTGTAAGGGTCAGCGTTATAACCGCGAAACGCTGGAAGTACAGTATAAAGGTAAAAATATTCACGAAGTGCTGGATATGACCATTGAAGATGCTCGAGAATTCTTCGAGCCGGTTCCGGCTATTGCACGCAAGTTGCAAACCTTAATGGATGTAGGCTTGTCTTACGTCCGTTTAGGCCAGTCAGCGACAACACTCTCCGGTGGTGAAGCGCAACGGGTCAAATTGTCACGTGAGTTGTCCAAGCGTGATACCGGCAAAACCTTATACATTCTGGACGAGCCGACAACCGGTCTGCATTTCCACGACATTAAGCAGTTGCTGGCAGTGATTCACCGTTTGCGTGATCACGGCAACACGGTCGTGGTTATTGAGCACAACTTAGACGTGATAAAAACCGCTGACTGGATCATCGACTTAGGCCCTGAAGGTGGTTCTGGCGGTGGTGAAATCCTCTGCGAAGGCACACCAGAAGATATTTGTGAAAATGAGCGCTCACACACGGCCCGTTTCTTAAAACCTATGCTTACACAATCTTAA
- a CDS encoding MFS transporter — MTPQKLNKTEKKAALALASVFGIRMLGLFLIMPVLAVYAQDYPDYSPLWVGIALGAYGLTQALLQIPLGMLSDRLGRKPVIVGGLLVFILGSVVAAQADTLFGVSIGRALQGLGAIAAAILALAADLSRDEQRPKVMATIGMCIGLAFAISLVAGPLLGDIIGLSGLFWFTAASGVLGILVLLLSVPKVVTTSARRESLPVLSELGHLLKHKQLWCLNSGIFVLHAILTAWFVTLPMQLQNAGFESQTHAWFYLPTLAASILFMVPMIISSSRNNNSVQWLRFSIITLIVALLIIAIAGQNAWLLVAALVIFFTGFNFIEASLPSLLTRVAPAGSKGSASGIYSTGQFLGSFVGGALGGSVLQFFGISGVVVFCLILLVCWLLISFVMVNPAGVTSVSLSLPGLTESKATKLSEQLLTVTGVTEARWVEEDQATYLKVDKKHYDEKAVNQLLKEASAA, encoded by the coding sequence ATGACGCCTCAAAAATTAAATAAAACAGAGAAAAAAGCCGCTTTAGCATTAGCGTCTGTGTTTGGTATACGGATGTTAGGGCTGTTTTTGATCATGCCAGTTTTAGCGGTTTATGCACAAGACTACCCTGACTACTCGCCGCTGTGGGTCGGTATTGCTCTGGGTGCCTACGGCCTGACACAGGCATTGTTGCAAATTCCGTTAGGCATGCTGTCTGACCGCCTTGGCCGAAAACCGGTTATTGTCGGTGGCTTGCTGGTCTTTATTCTTGGTAGTGTGGTGGCCGCTCAGGCCGATACTCTATTCGGTGTATCCATTGGTCGGGCGCTACAGGGGCTAGGCGCTATTGCGGCTGCTATTCTGGCGCTGGCAGCTGACTTATCGCGTGACGAACAACGACCGAAAGTGATGGCCACTATTGGTATGTGCATTGGCCTGGCGTTTGCCATTTCGCTGGTAGCCGGGCCTTTATTGGGCGATATTATTGGTCTTTCGGGTTTGTTCTGGTTTACCGCCGCCAGTGGCGTTCTGGGTATTCTGGTGCTGTTGCTGAGCGTACCCAAAGTGGTGACAACCTCTGCCAGGCGTGAATCCTTACCCGTGTTGTCTGAACTGGGCCACTTGCTTAAACACAAACAGCTGTGGTGCCTGAACAGCGGTATTTTTGTGTTACACGCTATTTTAACGGCCTGGTTTGTGACTTTACCTATGCAACTGCAAAATGCGGGTTTTGAAAGTCAAACTCACGCCTGGTTCTACTTACCCACGCTGGCGGCTTCTATTTTGTTCATGGTGCCAATGATTATCAGCAGTTCGCGTAATAATAATTCTGTGCAATGGTTGCGGTTTTCTATTATTACCTTAATTGTTGCGCTGTTAATTATTGCCATAGCGGGGCAAAACGCCTGGCTGCTGGTTGCTGCTCTGGTGATATTTTTCACCGGCTTTAATTTTATTGAAGCCAGTTTACCTTCGTTACTGACCCGAGTTGCTCCAGCGGGAAGCAAAGGCAGTGCCAGTGGTATTTATTCAACAGGTCAGTTTCTAGGCTCTTTTGTCGGTGGGGCCTTGGGTGGCTCCGTCTTACAATTTTTTGGGATATCTGGCGTTGTTGTTTTCTGCCTGATCTTGCTAGTATGTTGGTTGCTAATCAGTTTCGTCATGGTTAACCCCGCAGGAGTCACCAGCGTCTCGTTATCATTGCCGGGGTTAACTGAAAGCAAGGCCACCAAGCTAAGTGAGCAGTTACTTACCGTAACCGGCGTTACGGAAGCTAGATGGGTTGAAGAAGATCAGGCCACTTACTTAAAAGTTGATAAAAAACATTACGATGAAAAGGCGGTTAATCAGTTGCTTAAAGAAGCATCGGCCGCTTAA
- the ssb gene encoding single-stranded DNA-binding protein codes for MASRGVNKVILIGNLGADPEVRYTQNSTAIANLSIATSETWKDKQTGEPREQTEWHRCVAYRRLAEIAGEYLKKGSKVYVEGRLQTRKWTGQDNVERYTTEVVINEMQMLDSRGGPQGGAPQQGQGFGGGQQQGGGYGGGQPQQQSQQQQRPAPQPAQQQNQQSQQKPAEPAPFSPDNDFDDDIPF; via the coding sequence ATGGCCAGTCGCGGTGTAAATAAAGTAATTTTAATTGGTAATTTGGGTGCTGATCCAGAGGTTCGTTATACCCAAAACAGCACAGCGATAGCCAACCTGTCGATTGCGACCAGTGAAACCTGGAAAGATAAGCAAACAGGCGAACCGCGCGAACAGACCGAATGGCACCGTTGTGTGGCTTATCGTCGCTTAGCAGAAATTGCCGGCGAGTACCTGAAAAAGGGCTCTAAAGTTTATGTTGAAGGGCGTTTGCAAACCCGTAAATGGACAGGCCAGGACAACGTAGAGCGTTACACGACAGAAGTGGTCATTAACGAAATGCAAATGCTGGATTCTCGTGGCGGTCCTCAGGGTGGTGCTCCACAACAAGGCCAGGGTTTTGGTGGCGGTCAGCAGCAAGGCGGTGGTTACGGTGGTGGTCAACCACAACAGCAATCACAGCAACAACAGCGCCCTGCACCTCAGCCAGCGCAGCAGCAAAATCAACAGTCACAACAAAAACCGGCAGAACCCGCGCCGTTTTCACCTGACAACGATTTTGATGACGACATTCCCTTCTAA
- a CDS encoding adenosine deaminase family protein, whose translation MQYSPEFIKAIPKADLHLHLDGSLRASSLIDMAKRADIELPSYTEEGLFDLVFKSHYNNLGEYLNGFQYTCAALRDLENLEQASYELAVDNQNEGVNYIEVRFAPQLLMDPGKGVTFDTIMHVVNDGLLRAKKEYNNRTDVKNGDKPPFDYGIINCAMRMFGKKGFSPYYTQMFQLMRDFEPMQVIKTAAMDLVRASVRMRDEEGMPIVGLDIAGQEIGYPAGEFKEVYEYAHENFLLKTVHAGEAYGAESIFEALTKCHADRLGHGYSLFSPEMTQDPSIEDPKAYGESLASYIADRRIAVEVCLTSNLQTNPDIGDIKNHNFQHMLDNRLATIICTDNRLVSRTTVSNEYQLAVDNFDISLKRLKDIVAYGFKKNFFPGRYVEKRDYAKQNLEYFDKVVKQFGLE comes from the coding sequence ATGCAATATTCCCCCGAATTTATCAAAGCCATTCCTAAAGCTGACTTGCACTTGCACCTTGATGGCAGCCTTCGTGCCAGCAGCTTAATTGATATGGCTAAGCGCGCTGATATCGAACTTCCAAGCTATACCGAAGAAGGCCTGTTTGATCTGGTATTTAAATCACATTACAACAATTTGGGTGAATACCTAAATGGGTTTCAGTATACCTGCGCCGCTTTGCGTGACTTAGAAAACCTGGAGCAAGCCTCTTATGAGTTAGCCGTCGATAATCAAAACGAGGGGGTGAATTACATTGAGGTACGCTTTGCTCCTCAGCTACTCATGGATCCGGGTAAAGGCGTTACGTTTGATACCATAATGCACGTAGTCAACGACGGCTTGTTGCGCGCGAAGAAAGAGTACAACAACCGCACCGATGTAAAAAATGGCGATAAACCACCATTTGACTACGGCATTATCAACTGCGCCATGCGGATGTTTGGTAAGAAAGGTTTTTCCCCGTATTACACACAAATGTTCCAGCTAATGCGTGACTTTGAACCGATGCAGGTTATTAAAACGGCCGCAATGGATTTGGTTCGCGCCAGCGTTCGTATGCGTGACGAAGAAGGTATGCCAATTGTAGGGCTGGATATTGCCGGCCAGGAAATTGGTTACCCGGCGGGTGAGTTCAAAGAAGTATACGAATACGCGCACGAGAACTTTCTGCTGAAAACCGTACATGCCGGAGAAGCTTACGGTGCCGAGAGCATTTTTGAAGCCTTAACCAAATGCCATGCCGACCGCTTAGGTCATGGTTATTCCTTATTCTCTCCTGAAATGACTCAAGACCCGTCTATTGAAGACCCTAAAGCTTATGGTGAAAGCCTGGCCTCTTATATTGCTGATCGCCGTATTGCCGTTGAAGTTTGCCTGACCAGCAACCTGCAAACTAACCCGGATATTGGGGACATTAAAAACCACAACTTCCAGCACATGCTGGATAACCGCTTAGCCACCATTATTTGTACTGATAACCGTCTGGTTTCTCGTACTACGGTCAGTAACGAATATCAGTTAGCTGTGGATAATTTTGATATTTCGCTGAAGCGCCTGAAAGATATTGTCGCCTACGGCTTTAAGAAAAACTTCTTCCCGGGTCGCTACGTAGAAAAACGCGATTACGCTAAGCAAAACCTGGAGTATTTCGACAAGGTGGTTAAGCAGTTTGGGCTGGAATAA